GAATTTATCTTTTTTTGTGAATTAGTATTTGGATCTGTCATTTATCTACCTCTATTTATTTATAAGTATTTTAATTCTATCAAATAATTTGTTCTTCTTCAGAGCAAAAAGAAAGATCATGGCGACTCCACCACCCATAATCGTGGCAATGGTAAAGGATGGAGTATAAAAGAACCATGACAGTTCTCCTCTTCCCATAATAAAGTGCATAACCGGATAAGATATTATACTGCCGATAATCCCTGTACCTATAATTTCACCAATCCAGGCAAACAATAGTTTATTACCTGATTTTTCATATAAATACCCCGATAGAAAAGCCCCAAAGACAGCTCCTGTGAGTGCAAGAGGCGGTATAGACATTGTAATCATACGAATAAATGCAATCATAACTGCACAAAGTAAACTTACCCAAGGTCCCATAAATACTGAAACGACAATATTTATAAAATGCTGCATAGGAGCATAACCCTCTACTCTAAGAATTGGCGATATTACAACCCCTATTGCGATAAACATTGAAAGTATCACCAATTGTTTTGTTTTTAAATCTCTAATCCTCATTAATTTCCCCCTTTAAATACAAAAAAATACACTAAGAGTCAGTGTATTTCAAAAGACTCCCTACGTTGGCATGATCCAAATCAGGTCAATAGGTCGAAATCAACAATTTCCTCTCAGCTTTTTACGAAAGCTCCCTAGTCGTATTCACATAGTTTAATGCTAATCTATTATGATTGGTCTGTCAACTTTTATATATTGCTTATAATTGATGCAAATAATTTATGTTAATAAAATGATAAATCAGTCATATCTGCATTATTTAATGTGAATTTAACATTCATATGTATAATACAGTTAAGGAAGGAAATACTTTGCGTTCATAGTGATTAGTCAGGATGGATTATTTATGACTCTTTTGATTTACATATGAAAGGATTGAAAATGACTAATATAATATCTGGATACTTTATGAAACTTATGACGGTTTACCGTTATCCATACAGTTTAATAGATAATAAATTTTTAAATACCGAGTATTTAGCGATACTCTATGGAGTTCCATTCATAATATCGATGTATTTACTCTTCGCGAAACAGAATTCTGTAAATGGGGTTTTCTATGAATTATTTGCGGTCATAATGTCTTTTGTGCCTTTTATGTTTGTAACAGAAAGCTATTTTCTAAGGAACACTAATTATCAGCAGATTGTAGGCATTGATACTATAGCACTATGTTTAATGTTCTTTATGACTAGCATGTATTTTATATATATTCTATGCAGACTGTTTATCAGATTGAAAGAAAGGTTGAATATCTGGAAGAGGGGTATGATTATCGTAGGATTAATATATACAGTCTCTCTAATACCAATATATATACGAAACTTTGTAATACTGGTAAGTTACTATCTTTAATTTCTTAGTAATCAAGTTAATTTTTATGTTACAGGAATTGGAGACTTACTAAATGGAGTTTAAAAGGCCGGGAT
The sequence above is a segment of the Peptoniphilaceae bacterium AMB_02 genome. Coding sequences within it:
- the thiW gene encoding energy coupling factor transporter S component ThiW, whose amino-acid sequence is MRIRDLKTKQLVILSMFIAIGVVISPILRVEGYAPMQHFINIVVSVFMGPWVSLLCAVMIAFIRMITMSIPPLALTGAVFGAFLSGYLYEKSGNKLLFAWIGEIIGTGIIGSIISYPVMHFIMGRGELSWFFYTPSFTIATIMGGGVAMIFLFALKKNKLFDRIKILINK